In a genomic window of Sulfuriferula nivalis:
- a CDS encoding glutaredoxin family protein, translating to MKFFFRIFFKTLRLVLTPFMLLWEKMTTPKGVVRQPEVQQRIDQQCKNMAIYQFKTCPFCIKVRRELARLSLSIPLLDAQHDSQNKEALLQGGGRVQVPCLRIMDEQGKTVWIYESSEIIKYLHEHFA from the coding sequence ATGAAATTTTTCTTTAGAATATTCTTCAAGACGTTACGACTGGTGCTGACTCCTTTTATGTTGCTTTGGGAAAAGATGACTACACCGAAGGGTGTAGTTCGGCAGCCAGAGGTGCAACAGCGTATCGATCAACAATGTAAAAATATGGCGATTTATCAGTTTAAGACTTGTCCATTTTGTATTAAGGTCAGGCGTGAACTGGCACGCTTGTCGCTGAGTATTCCATTGCTGGATGCGCAACATGACTCGCAGAATAAGGAAGCCTTATTGCAGGGTGGTGGTCGTGTACAAGTACCATGTTTGCGCATTATGGATGAGCAAGGTAAAACGGTGTGGATTTACGAGTCTTCTGAAATTATTAAGTACCTGCATGAACATTTTGCTTAA
- a CDS encoding ATP-binding protein, whose product MKKYFDSIANRVFVILLIGMLFAAGITSWLADKEHRKNLREFYNLRMAERIEQIVLSLDVSTPEMREVLLQVNKNFGLQASLVSNMAQAQTQTQNSELAALLASRLGDNHNILITSQHDCVLPAIPLAPAKELIWQPRSSDCNIVYISLRDGVLLRLQLHLPPEFGGIHQHPPGSPFLPPYFALFLILIATLAYVVAQMSTRPIKHLAAAASDLGGNIDQPPLPETGPIEIRQAARAFNAMQSRIKRQIQHRTHMLAAITHDLQTPLTRLRLRMEKVDEADLRQKLINDLAGMQDMVREGLDLARSMDSAEKMQLLDIDSLLDSICADAIEAGQDVTLQGHAYTSVMAQPHALRRCLTNLIDNAVKYGQHARLQIVAENNGIQSHVVITIRDAGKGIPEDQLAMVFEPFVRLETSRSRETGGTGLGLTIARNIAENHNATLTLANHPEGGLVVTLRFPAPHNVKQNVHAGT is encoded by the coding sequence ATGAAAAAATATTTTGATTCGATTGCTAATCGCGTATTTGTCATCCTGTTAATCGGGATGTTATTTGCAGCAGGCATTACCAGTTGGCTTGCCGACAAAGAACATCGTAAAAATTTACGCGAGTTTTATAATTTGCGCATGGCCGAACGTATTGAACAAATCGTTTTATCATTAGATGTATCCACCCCTGAAATGCGTGAAGTATTGTTGCAGGTCAATAAAAATTTTGGCTTGCAAGCCAGCCTGGTATCGAACATGGCGCAGGCGCAGACACAGACACAGAATTCCGAACTTGCCGCACTGTTGGCATCCCGACTGGGGGATAACCACAACATACTTATTACCAGTCAACATGATTGTGTTCTCCCTGCCATCCCATTAGCGCCAGCAAAAGAGCTTATCTGGCAGCCTCGTAGTAGTGATTGCAATATTGTCTATATCAGCCTGAGAGATGGGGTGTTGTTAAGACTGCAATTACACCTGCCACCTGAATTTGGAGGTATACATCAACACCCACCTGGCAGCCCATTTCTGCCACCTTACTTTGCTCTGTTTTTAATACTAATTGCCACGCTGGCCTATGTGGTTGCACAAATGTCGACACGCCCGATTAAGCACCTGGCAGCAGCAGCGAGTGATCTGGGCGGCAATATTGATCAACCTCCTTTGCCAGAGACAGGTCCGATAGAAATACGCCAGGCAGCGCGTGCATTTAACGCAATGCAATCCAGAATAAAACGACAAATCCAGCACCGCACACACATGCTGGCCGCCATTACCCATGACTTGCAAACCCCGCTGACTCGATTACGGCTGCGCATGGAAAAGGTAGATGAAGCTGATTTACGCCAGAAACTAATCAATGATTTGGCAGGTATGCAAGATATGGTGCGTGAGGGACTGGATTTGGCGCGCAGCATGGATTCGGCAGAAAAAATGCAACTGCTGGATATAGATTCCCTGCTTGATAGCATTTGCGCCGATGCAATTGAAGCGGGTCAGGATGTAACTTTGCAAGGTCATGCCTACACATCGGTTATGGCACAGCCTCATGCGCTGCGCCGCTGCCTGACCAATTTGATTGATAATGCGGTGAAATATGGGCAACATGCACGGCTACAGATTGTAGCTGAGAATAATGGTATTCAAAGTCACGTGGTCATTACTATACGTGACGCGGGAAAAGGCATACCAGAAGATCAACTCGCTATGGTATTTGAGCCATTTGTCAGACTAGAAACGTCCCGATCACGCGAGACAGGCGGGACAGGATTAGGCCTGACAATTGCACGAAATATTGCTGAAAACCACAATGCCACATTGACCTTAGCGAATCACCCAGAGGGTGGATTGGTCGTAACCCTGCGTTTCCCAGCGCCACATAATGTTAAGCAAAATGTTCATGCAGGTACTTAA
- a CDS encoding response regulator translates to MDNIDQILIVDDDREIRTLLAEYLEVNGLRALTAQNGNEMRHVLEQVRIDLIVLDLTLPGEDGLTLCRNLRVHPLYSGIPVIMLTARGEPLDRIIGLEMGADDYLSKPFEPRELFARIRSVLRRTQALPPNMLTAEANKMHFAGLTLDLVARHLLNRDGVVITLSGAEYRMLKIFLDHPHSILNRDQLMELTQGRESDPFDRSIDIQISRLRQKLGDDARTPSIIKTVRNEGYVLTANVTVEP, encoded by the coding sequence ATGGATAATATCGATCAAATTCTGATAGTCGACGATGACCGCGAAATTCGCACTTTGTTAGCAGAATATCTGGAAGTCAATGGTTTGCGCGCCTTAACTGCCCAAAACGGGAATGAAATGCGGCACGTGCTGGAACAGGTACGCATTGATTTGATTGTGCTGGATTTAACCCTGCCAGGTGAGGATGGTCTCACTTTGTGTCGAAATTTACGTGTACACCCTCTATATTCAGGTATTCCAGTCATTATGCTCACCGCGCGTGGTGAGCCTTTGGACAGGATAATCGGGCTAGAAATGGGTGCGGACGATTATTTATCCAAACCCTTTGAACCCCGTGAATTGTTTGCGCGTATCCGTAGTGTATTAAGACGCACCCAGGCATTACCGCCCAATATGCTGACAGCTGAAGCCAATAAGATGCATTTTGCTGGTTTAACATTGGACTTGGTCGCACGCCACCTATTAAATCGTGATGGTGTGGTAATTACCTTATCGGGCGCGGAATACCGCATGCTAAAAATATTTCTTGATCACCCCCATAGCATATTAAATCGCGATCAACTCATGGAACTCACTCAGGGACGAGAATCAGATCCTTTCGACCGTTCCATCGACATACAAATCAGTCGATTACGACAAAAATTAGGTGATGATGCACGCACCCCAAGCATCATCAAGACCGTACGCAACGAAGGCTATGTGTTAACTGCTAATGTAACAGTCGAACCATGA
- the mgtA gene encoding magnesium-translocating P-type ATPase: MDIFRTIVRLTRPRQIHRLFRRLTLLGPVVATGVNKEVPAALAKTLNEAAHTDATLLLRSFHSSDNGLTESEVRALRAQIGLNEIGQEKPPSAWLHLWHSYRNPFNLLLSLLALVSYLTGDAKATIVISSMIALSTLLRFWQESKSNQAADELKAMVSNTATVLRRDLLVNSTPSPYPNANNRTEIPIKDLVPGDIVLLSAGDMIPADCRVLIAKDLFLSQSAMTGESLPVEKYAQLSNPTMNNPLDLDNILFMGTNVISGSATALVVTTGKRTYFGTLAERVVTTDRAPTAFQSGVNKVSWLLIRFMLVMVPLVFLINGYTKHDWLEAFLFAISVAVGLTPEMLPMIVTSTLAKGAVKLSKQKVIVKRLDAIQNFGAMDVLCTDKTGTLTQDKIVLAQHIDVNGAPSDDVLTFAYLNSYYQTGLKNLLDVAVLEHVDIARNLQISQQYSKVDEIPFDFHRRRMSVVVSEHDDHHELICKGAIEEVLSICTSIQQDGQRIAVDSVLLANIAELTTKMNSDGLRVVAVAMKEIPPTQDTYSIADENDLTLIGFIAFLDPPKETTAPALAALNTHGISVKVLTGDNELVTRKICYDVGLPITGILLGSQIEELNDAQLALVVETHNIYAKLSPMHKERIVRALKANGHVVGFMGDGINDAPALHAADIGISVDTAVDIAKEAADIILLEKSLMVLEHGVIEGRKTFINMLKYIKMTASSNFGNVFSVLVASAFLPFLPMLPLHLLVQNLLYDFSQTSIPFDNVDEELLKQPQHWHPTEISRFMIFFGPISSIFDIATFALMWFVFHADSAANQTLFQSGWFIEGLLSQTLIVHMIRTRKIPFIQSRPSAFLLFMTTTVVLFGLFIVMGPVAHYFKLQALPLSYFPYLIAILLSYIGLTQLMKGYYAKRYGWQ; this comes from the coding sequence ATGGATATTTTTCGCACTATTGTCCGCTTAACACGACCACGTCAAATCCATCGTCTATTTCGACGATTGACATTGCTGGGGCCTGTCGTTGCAACAGGTGTAAACAAAGAAGTCCCCGCTGCACTGGCGAAAACGCTCAATGAAGCCGCACACACCGATGCCACATTATTACTGCGATCATTCCACAGCAGTGATAACGGACTCACTGAATCAGAAGTACGCGCGCTACGTGCTCAGATTGGTCTCAATGAAATCGGACAAGAAAAGCCGCCTTCAGCCTGGTTGCATTTATGGCACAGTTACCGCAATCCTTTTAACTTACTGCTGTCACTGCTCGCATTAGTATCGTATTTAACGGGGGACGCAAAGGCTACCATTGTCATTTCCAGCATGATTGCGCTGTCTACCCTGCTGCGTTTCTGGCAAGAATCAAAATCTAATCAGGCCGCCGATGAACTCAAGGCCATGGTAAGCAACACGGCTACTGTGCTAAGACGTGACTTGTTGGTGAATAGCACACCATCCCCTTATCCAAATGCAAATAATCGCACTGAAATCCCCATAAAAGATCTAGTACCCGGCGATATCGTACTGCTATCTGCGGGCGACATGATACCTGCAGACTGCCGTGTATTGATTGCCAAAGATTTATTTTTGAGCCAATCCGCGATGACTGGTGAGTCACTACCAGTAGAAAAATACGCACAATTATCGAACCCAACCATGAACAACCCACTGGACCTCGACAACATCTTGTTCATGGGCACCAACGTCATCAGTGGCTCTGCTACAGCACTAGTAGTTACAACAGGGAAGCGCACCTATTTCGGCACACTGGCAGAACGTGTTGTCACTACCGACCGGGCGCCTACCGCATTTCAATCCGGCGTAAATAAAGTAAGCTGGTTACTAATACGCTTTATGCTGGTCATGGTGCCACTGGTATTTCTGATTAATGGCTACACCAAACATGACTGGCTGGAAGCATTTCTGTTTGCTATTTCTGTTGCAGTCGGGCTGACACCAGAAATGTTACCCATGATAGTGACTTCAACTCTGGCCAAAGGTGCAGTAAAACTGTCGAAGCAAAAAGTTATCGTCAAGCGCCTGGATGCCATACAAAATTTCGGCGCGATGGATGTGCTCTGCACCGACAAAACGGGCACACTCACACAAGACAAAATAGTGCTGGCGCAACACATAGACGTCAATGGTGCCCCTTCGGATGACGTTCTCACTTTTGCGTATTTGAATAGTTACTATCAAACAGGATTAAAGAACCTGCTTGACGTCGCTGTTCTGGAACATGTAGATATCGCCCGCAACCTGCAAATCTCGCAGCAATATAGCAAAGTTGACGAAATTCCATTTGATTTTCATAGACGGCGCATGTCCGTCGTCGTATCCGAACACGATGACCACCACGAATTAATCTGCAAAGGTGCAATAGAAGAGGTGTTAAGCATCTGTACCAGTATCCAGCAAGATGGTCAGCGTATAGCTGTTGACTCTGTGTTATTGGCAAACATCGCAGAACTCACCACCAAAATGAACAGTGATGGACTGCGTGTGGTCGCGGTGGCAATGAAAGAAATTCCGCCTACTCAAGATACTTACAGCATTGCGGATGAAAATGATTTAACACTCATCGGCTTTATCGCTTTTCTGGATCCCCCCAAAGAAACAACTGCCCCTGCACTGGCTGCACTTAACACCCATGGCATTAGCGTAAAAGTGTTAACTGGGGATAACGAACTGGTTACCCGTAAAATTTGTTACGACGTAGGCTTACCCATCACTGGCATACTACTTGGCTCCCAGATAGAAGAGTTAAATGACGCCCAATTAGCACTGGTGGTTGAAACACATAACATTTACGCCAAGCTATCACCCATGCACAAGGAACGCATAGTCCGCGCACTCAAGGCTAATGGTCATGTCGTCGGCTTCATGGGAGATGGCATTAATGATGCGCCGGCACTGCATGCTGCCGACATCGGTATTTCAGTGGATACTGCCGTCGATATTGCCAAAGAAGCTGCTGATATTATTTTGTTGGAAAAAAGTTTGATGGTCTTGGAACACGGGGTCATTGAAGGACGTAAAACGTTTATCAACATGCTCAAATACATCAAAATGACGGCCAGTTCCAACTTCGGCAATGTCTTTTCTGTCCTTGTTGCCAGCGCCTTCCTGCCTTTCTTGCCCATGCTGCCCTTGCATTTGCTGGTGCAAAATCTGCTCTACGATTTTTCGCAAACATCCATACCATTCGACAACGTCGATGAAGAACTACTAAAACAGCCGCAACACTGGCACCCCACTGAAATCAGCCGCTTTATGATATTTTTCGGCCCCATCAGCTCAATATTCGACATAGCCACTTTTGCTCTCATGTGGTTTGTCTTCCACGCTGACAGCGCAGCAAATCAGACTCTATTTCAATCAGGCTGGTTTATCGAAGGACTGCTCTCACAAACCCTTATCGTGCATATGATACGCACCCGAAAAATCCCATTCATCCAAAGCCGCCCCAGTGCATTTCTGTTATTCATGACCACTACGGTTGTACTATTTGGCTTATTTATAGTCATGGGACCTGTCGCCCATTACTTCAAATTGCAAGCGCTACCATTGAGCTACTTTCCCTATCTCATTGCTATTTTGCTAAGTTATATTGGGCTAACGCAGCTAATGAAAGGTTACTATGCAAAGCGCTATGGATGGCAATAG
- the mnmH gene encoding tRNA 2-selenouridine(34) synthase MnmH, with protein sequence MRKIDPITVAQLADFDEIIDVRSPAEFAEDHIPGAVSYPVLNNEERAIVGTLYKQVSDFEAKKVGAALIARNIAHHLEAHFASKPKNWRPLIYCWRGGSRSGAMAHILNQVGWRASKFDGGYKTYRRSVLADLASIPATLQFIVVCGMTGSGKSRLLQALQQQGAQVLDLEQIAQHRGSILGNIPDAPQPSQKMFDSQIWWQLRQFDPSRPVYIEAESKKVGKLRVPEAVVAAMWQKGQCLRLDISDALRVELLKADYEHYLNDPDSLKLKLTYLTQRYGHAQIEQWQSLIDASLWNELVQDLLVRHYDPHYSKSIGLHYPDYMVARCLTVNDISADGWSRMAQQILIN encoded by the coding sequence GTGAGAAAAATAGACCCCATTACCGTAGCACAATTGGCCGACTTTGACGAGATTATCGACGTGCGCTCACCCGCTGAATTTGCTGAAGATCATATCCCCGGTGCAGTCAGCTATCCTGTCTTGAACAACGAAGAGCGCGCTATCGTCGGCACATTATACAAACAGGTGTCCGATTTTGAGGCTAAAAAGGTAGGCGCTGCGCTCATCGCTCGCAATATTGCGCATCATCTCGAAGCCCACTTTGCCAGCAAACCCAAAAATTGGCGCCCGCTCATTTATTGCTGGCGCGGTGGTAGTCGTAGCGGTGCGATGGCTCACATACTCAATCAGGTGGGTTGGCGTGCAAGTAAATTCGATGGTGGCTACAAGACCTATAGACGCAGCGTCTTGGCAGACTTGGCCAGCATTCCTGCCACACTGCAATTTATCGTGGTTTGTGGCATGACCGGTTCTGGCAAAAGCCGTTTATTACAAGCTTTGCAACAACAAGGTGCGCAAGTGCTGGATCTTGAGCAGATTGCACAACATCGCGGCTCAATACTAGGCAACATCCCTGATGCACCGCAACCCAGTCAAAAAATGTTTGATAGCCAAATATGGTGGCAACTGCGCCAGTTCGATCCTAGCCGTCCCGTGTATATCGAAGCTGAAAGCAAAAAGGTCGGCAAACTCCGTGTGCCGGAAGCAGTCGTTGCGGCCATGTGGCAAAAGGGACAGTGTTTACGCCTTGATATCAGCGATGCGTTACGTGTTGAGTTGCTCAAAGCTGATTATGAACACTATTTGAATGATCCTGACAGCCTGAAACTTAAACTCACTTACCTTACCCAACGTTATGGTCACGCACAGATAGAACAATGGCAAAGCTTAATAGATGCTAGCTTGTGGAACGAATTAGTTCAAGACTTGCTAGTACGCCATTACGACCCACATTACAGCAAATCCATAGGCCTGCATTATCCCGACTATATGGTAGCGCGCTGTCTGACTGTGAATGACATTAGCGCAGATGGCTGGTCGCGCATGGCACAACAAATTTTAATTAACTGA